From Streptomyces cyaneogriseus subsp. noncyanogenus, the proteins below share one genomic window:
- the araD gene encoding L-arabinonate dehydratase, whose amino-acid sequence MTDRTTGGTAGGKRPEQLRSHQWYGTEGLRSFSHRARTRQLGYLPEEHLGKPVIAILNTWSDINPCHVHLRERAQAVKRGVWQAGGFPLEFPVSTLSETFQKPTPMLYRNMLAMETEELLRSYPVDGAVLMGGCDKSTPALLMGAASVDLPAVFVPAGPMLPGHWRGEVLGSGTDMWKYWDDKRAGLIGDCEMQELESGLARSPGHCMTMGTASTLTAAAEALGVTVPGASSIPAVDSGHDRMAARAGMTAVDLVHRDRRLSRLLTRDAFEDAVTTVLGLGGSTNAVIHLIAMAGRAGVTLTLDDFDRLARRVPVLANVRPGGQKYLMEDFHFAGGLPGFLSRIPDLLHLDRPTVCHDTMREQLAGALVHDDDVIRPRDNPVAREGGVAVLRGNLCPDGAVIKHIAAEPHLLEHTGPAVVFDDYRTMQRTINDPSLNITADSVLVLRNAGPKGGPGMPEYGMLPLPDHLLKQGVRDMVRISDARMSGTSYGACVLHVAPESYVGGPLALVRSGDLITLDVEARTLHLHVDDAELERRRAAWTPPPVPYERGYGALYLDQITQADTGCDFEFLARPGTVQDPYAG is encoded by the coding sequence CCAGCTCGGCTACCTGCCCGAGGAGCACCTGGGCAAGCCGGTCATCGCGATCCTGAACACCTGGTCCGACATCAACCCCTGCCACGTCCACCTGCGGGAGCGCGCCCAGGCCGTCAAGCGCGGCGTGTGGCAGGCGGGCGGCTTCCCCCTGGAGTTCCCGGTCTCCACCCTCAGCGAGACCTTCCAGAAGCCGACCCCGATGCTCTACCGCAACATGCTCGCGATGGAGACCGAGGAGCTGCTGCGGTCCTACCCGGTCGACGGGGCCGTCCTGATGGGCGGCTGCGACAAGTCCACGCCCGCCCTCCTCATGGGCGCCGCCTCCGTCGACCTGCCCGCCGTCTTCGTCCCCGCGGGGCCGATGCTGCCGGGTCACTGGCGGGGCGAGGTCCTCGGCTCCGGCACCGACATGTGGAAGTACTGGGACGACAAGCGGGCCGGCCTCATCGGCGACTGCGAGATGCAGGAGCTGGAGAGCGGTCTGGCCCGCTCGCCCGGCCACTGCATGACCATGGGGACGGCGTCCACCCTGACCGCCGCCGCCGAGGCGCTCGGCGTGACCGTCCCCGGCGCCTCCAGCATCCCGGCCGTCGACTCCGGGCACGACCGGATGGCCGCGCGGGCGGGGATGACCGCCGTCGACCTGGTCCACCGGGACCGCAGGCTGTCCCGGCTGCTGACCCGGGACGCCTTCGAGGACGCGGTCACCACCGTGCTCGGCCTCGGCGGCTCCACCAACGCCGTGATCCACCTGATCGCCATGGCCGGCCGGGCGGGCGTCACGCTGACCCTCGACGACTTCGACCGCCTCGCCCGCCGGGTCCCGGTGCTGGCCAACGTCCGGCCCGGCGGACAGAAGTACCTCATGGAGGACTTCCACTTCGCCGGCGGCCTGCCCGGGTTCCTCTCCCGCATCCCGGACCTGCTCCACCTGGACCGGCCCACGGTCTGCCACGACACGATGCGCGAGCAACTGGCCGGCGCCCTGGTCCACGACGACGACGTCATCCGGCCCCGGGACAACCCGGTCGCCCGGGAGGGCGGGGTCGCCGTGCTGCGCGGCAACCTGTGCCCGGACGGCGCGGTCATCAAGCACATCGCCGCCGAGCCGCACCTGCTCGAGCACACCGGCCCGGCCGTCGTCTTCGACGACTACCGGACGATGCAGCGCACCATCAACGACCCGTCCCTGAACATCACCGCGGACAGCGTGCTGGTGCTGCGCAACGCCGGGCCCAAGGGCGGCCCGGGCATGCCCGAGTACGGGATGCTGCCCCTGCCCGACCACCTCCTGAAGCAGGGGGTGCGGGACATGGTGCGGATCTCCGACGCCCGGATGAGCGGCACCAGTTACGGCGCCTGCGTGCTGCACGTGGCACCGGAGTCGTACGTCGGCGGGCCGCTGGCGCTCGTCCGCAGCGGTGACCTGATCACCCTGGACGTCGAGGCGCGCACCCTGCACCTCCACGTGGACGACGCGGAACTGGAGCGGCGCCGTGCCGCCTGGACGCCGCCGCCCGTGCCCTACGAGCGCGGCTACGGCGCCCTCTACCTCGACCAGATCACCCAGGCCGACACCGGCTGCGACTTCGAGTTCCTCGCCCGGCCGGGCACCGTACAGGACCCCTACGCGGGCTGA